In a single window of the Eshraghiella crossota genome:
- a CDS encoding flagellin — MRVNCNISAIIANNQLSKSEDALSSAIERLSSGLRINKAEDDASGMAISKKMHAQIKAIERSANNTQDGVSVVQTAEGALSELENILQRMRELSVKAASETNSGEEKDAIQVEINQLIKEVDRISTSTEYNTMTLLDGTLQRRAYADKDNVSATISDTVTAGEYSIEVTKEATRPSVDLDLPANAPSAGYISINGVKVDIEAGESISSIESKIQEACERSNATMSKDNGTMTISGKMYGKNEQLKITFSSAEIAGMFGQTDTNIMVNGTDCEAALKKGFSSTATLTTEGANITVKDIGSFEMDIEIPGDTKYAECVIKATDIGIMRIQAGANEGQQLSIGIPEVSMHTLGLDNLNLRTEDCAKDAMTRLDDAISKVSSIRSKLGAYQNRLETATGNLNEYNENITAALSRIEDCDMAAEMTEFTAQNVKTQAATSILAQANQRPETILQLLQ, encoded by the coding sequence ATGAGAGTAAATTGCAATATATCAGCAATAATTGCTAATAATCAGTTATCAAAAAGCGAAGACGCATTAAGCAGTGCAATTGAGAGACTTTCATCAGGTCTTAGAATAAATAAAGCAGAAGATGACGCATCGGGAATGGCTATCTCCAAGAAGATGCACGCACAGATAAAGGCGATTGAACGTTCGGCTAATAACACGCAGGACGGCGTATCGGTGGTGCAGACAGCAGAGGGAGCATTGAGCGAACTTGAAAATATTCTTCAGAGAATGAGGGAATTATCGGTTAAAGCGGCATCTGAGACAAACAGTGGAGAAGAAAAAGACGCTATACAGGTAGAAATCAACCAGCTTATAAAAGAAGTAGACCGAATTTCAACAAGTACAGAGTATAACACAATGACACTTCTTGACGGAACACTGCAAAGAAGAGCTTATGCTGATAAGGATAATGTAAGTGCAACCATATCAGACACGGTAACAGCAGGAGAATATTCTATTGAAGTAACAAAGGAAGCTACAAGACCATCGGTTGATCTTGACTTACCTGCAAATGCACCATCGGCAGGATATATAAGTATCAATGGTGTAAAAGTTGACATCGAAGCCGGTGAAAGCATTTCAAGCATAGAAAGCAAGATTCAAGAAGCATGTGAAAGATCCAATGCCACTATGAGCAAAGATAACGGCACAATGACAATTTCCGGAAAGATGTACGGAAAAAATGAACAGCTTAAAATCACATTTTCAAGTGCGGAAATAGCAGGAATGTTTGGACAGACAGATACTAATATCATGGTAAACGGTACGGATTGTGAAGCAGCATTAAAGAAAGGTTTTTCATCAACTGCAACATTAACTACAGAAGGAGCCAATATAACAGTTAAAGATATCGGTTCTTTTGAAATGGATATAGAGATACCGGGTGATACAAAATATGCCGAATGTGTTATTAAGGCAACCGACATAGGTATTATGAGAATCCAGGCAGGAGCCAACGAAGGCCAGCAGCTCAGCATAGGTATACCTGAAGTCAGCATGCACACACTTGGTCTTGATAATCTTAATCTCAGGACAGAAGATTGTGCAAAAGATGCAATGACAAGACTTGACGATGCAATCAGCAAAGTATCATCAATAAGGTCAAAACTTGGTGCATACCAGAACAGACTTGAAACAGCAACAGGAAATCTTAACGAATATAATGAAAATATAACGGCTGCACTTTCCAGAATAGAGGATTGCGATATGGCAGCAGAGATGACTGAATTTACTGCCCAGAATGTAAAAACACAGGCAGCAACATCAATTCTTGCACAGGCAAACCAGAGACCGGAGACTATATTGCAGTTATTACAGTAA
- a CDS encoding flagellar protein FliS: MTREQLKDYGIKVTQANGTELVKLTLELAAEYVGEAEKSVDDIDLFTARINKARAFIAHLISSLNMQYEISSQLLNIYLYLNSELLKAGIKGDATLLPRFRGILLSLSEAFGEICKEDTNGPVMENAEPVYVGLTYSKGKLNESTYIGEKSRGFTV, encoded by the coding sequence TTGACCAGAGAGCAGTTAAAAGATTATGGAATAAAGGTTACTCAGGCGAATGGAACAGAACTTGTCAAACTGACATTAGAACTCGCAGCAGAGTATGTGGGTGAAGCAGAGAAGTCTGTAGATGACATAGATTTATTTACAGCCAGGATTAATAAAGCGAGAGCTTTTATAGCACATCTGATATCATCTTTAAATATGCAGTACGAGATAAGCAGCCAGTTACTTAATATATATTTATATCTTAATTCTGAACTGTTAAAGGCAGGAATTAAGGGGGACGCCACATTACTTCCAAGATTCAGAGGCATACTTTTAAGCCTGTCCGAAGCATTCGGAGAGATATGTAAAGAAGACACTAACGGACCGGTCATGGAAAATGCCGAGCCTGTGTATGTGGGACTTACTTATTCCAAAGGCAAATTAAATGAAAGCACTTATATAGGAGAAAAAAGCAGAGGCTTTACCGTTTAG
- a CDS encoding YaaL family protein, translating to MKKRKTSVNYEEKYLLSELKSTRNALAAAYSNFDYALDPYLIDSSIYELNSVQKRYMFLLERAKESNVEIPAEML from the coding sequence ATGAAAAAAAGAAAAACAAGTGTCAACTATGAAGAGAAATATCTTTTATCCGAACTTAAAAGTACAAGAAACGCTCTTGCCGCTGCCTACTCCAACTTTGATTATGCCCTCGACCCATACTTAATAGACAGCAGTATATATGAACTGAATTCCGTACAGAAAAGATATATGTTTCTTTTGGAACGTGCAAAAGAATCCAACGTTGAAATACCTGCCGAAATGCTATAA
- a CDS encoding CpaF family protein, producing MNEEIANYIRTQILLRTDPGHDIGDDELSALINRILIEIKSKYIINVIDRMNIAAFLMNDIKKLGILQELLEDDTITEVMVNGYNNIFYERSGHILKWDKQFESKEKLCDIVQRIAAKSNKIINESVPIADTRLGDGSRVNIVLNPVAIDGPVVTIRKFYNTPLSMDRMIELNSITGEAADFLKELVENKYNIFISGGTGSGKTTFLNALSNYIPSDERIITIEDSAELQLSGTDNLVRLEARNANIEGNNEISIRELIKASLRMRPDRIIVGEVRGGETIDMLQAMNTGHCGSMSTGHANGPEDMMVRLETMVLLGMDIPLKAARNQIASAIDIIVHLGRLSDKSRRVISISQVGKKVSDNIVLTPIYEFLEEGEDEKGKIKGSLKRTDRKFIKKEE from the coding sequence ATGAATGAAGAGATAGCAAATTATATAAGAACACAGATACTTTTGAGAACGGATCCGGGACATGATATCGGGGATGATGAACTGTCTGCCCTGATAAATCGGATACTGATAGAAATAAAAAGTAAATATATAATCAATGTCATTGACCGCATGAATATAGCAGCTTTTCTGATGAATGACATTAAGAAACTTGGAATATTACAGGAGCTTCTGGAGGATGACACTATAACTGAGGTTATGGTAAATGGATATAACAATATATTCTATGAAAGAAGCGGACACATATTAAAATGGGACAAGCAGTTTGAGTCAAAGGAAAAACTTTGTGACATAGTGCAGAGAATAGCAGCTAAGTCAAATAAGATTATCAATGAAAGTGTGCCTATTGCAGATACAAGGCTTGGCGATGGCTCAAGAGTCAATATTGTATTAAATCCTGTCGCTATCGACGGCCCTGTGGTAACAATAAGAAAGTTTTATAATACTCCGTTATCCATGGACAGGATGATTGAACTAAATTCAATTACCGGGGAAGCAGCGGATTTCCTGAAAGAACTTGTAGAAAATAAATACAATATATTTATAAGCGGAGGGACGGGGTCAGGCAAAACAACCTTTCTTAACGCACTTTCAAATTATATTCCATCCGACGAACGTATAATTACGATAGAAGATTCGGCAGAATTACAACTGTCGGGAACAGATAACCTTGTAAGGCTTGAAGCAAGAAATGCTAATATTGAAGGTAATAATGAAATTTCTATAAGAGAATTAATTAAAGCCTCGCTGAGAATGAGACCTGACAGAATTATTGTCGGAGAGGTCAGAGGAGGCGAGACAATAGATATGCTTCAGGCGATGAATACAGGACATTGTGGTTCCATGAGTACGGGTCATGCAAACGGACCTGAAGATATGATGGTACGTCTTGAGACCATGGTGCTGCTTGGAATGGATATACCATTGAAGGCTGCACGAAATCAGATAGCCTCAGCTATTGATATAATAGTTCATCTCGGAAGACTTAGTGACAAGTCAAGAAGAGTTATCAGCATAAGCCAGGTTGGGAAGAAGGTTTCAGACAATATAGTTTTGACACCGATATATGAGTTCCTGGAAGAAGGTGAAGATGAGAAAGGAAAAATCAAAGGTTCGCTTAAAAGAACAGATAGGAAATTTATCAAAAAAGAAGAATAG
- a CDS encoding type II secretion system F family protein has product MRKEKSKVRLKEQIGNLSKKKNSLNGILFIRWIFEAVVIVSLTGYLFYNSAKAVFIISPYIILHIWLRNKAYIVKCREKQIASFKDGIRFVNNSMHAGYSIENSFKEALIQMEQVYGKDDDTYKGFKKIVGRIMLNIPIEQAFYQYAVESGTEEILDFAEILKFAKRSGGNMSHIINNTANIITEKISLKQEISTVIAGKKFEQMILSAVPAGIILYMRVSSFGTIEKLYGNMFGIIVMSVCLFIYIISVIIASRISSIKI; this is encoded by the coding sequence ATGAGAAAGGAAAAATCAAAGGTTCGCTTAAAAGAACAGATAGGAAATTTATCAAAAAAGAAGAATAGCTTAAATGGAATTTTATTTATAAGATGGATTTTTGAAGCAGTGGTAATAGTAAGTTTAACAGGATATCTGTTTTATAATTCGGCAAAAGCTGTATTTATTATATCCCCGTACATTATTTTGCATATATGGCTCAGAAACAAAGCCTATATCGTCAAATGCAGGGAAAAGCAGATTGCATCTTTTAAAGATGGAATACGATTTGTAAATAACAGTATGCATGCAGGTTATTCCATTGAGAACTCCTTTAAGGAAGCTCTTATCCAGATGGAACAGGTATATGGTAAAGATGATGATACCTACAAGGGATTCAAAAAAATTGTAGGAAGAATTATGTTAAATATTCCTATAGAACAGGCTTTTTATCAATATGCCGTTGAATCCGGGACAGAAGAGATACTGGATTTTGCAGAGATACTCAAATTTGCCAAACGTTCGGGTGGAAATATGTCACATATAATAAATAATACCGCTAATATAATCACAGAAAAAATCAGTCTTAAGCAGGAAATAAGTACTGTGATTGCCGGCAAAAAATTTGAACAGATGATATTAAGTGCTGTTCCGGCAGGAATAATATTGTATATGAGAGTATCTTCCTTTGGGACTATTGAAAAACTTTATGGAAATATGTTTGGAATAATTGTAATGTCTGTATGTCTTTTTATCTATATCATTTCTGTAATTATCGCATCACGGATATCATCAATTAAAATATAG
- a CDS encoding type II secretion protein F: MKKNKILIFIVIVTAIVAVIRTVSAQNQVKQLKREEYGGGDREYSLVMEKDGRDCEVNLTVNPKIPDEAELNKMFEDIYENILTKIVGGNKSLSEVKENLDFTYNTESGITIQYFLDDYSVINGFGEVNNKSLQSPEKVDISVELRYEDKYKTYKIPVVVLPKQITEEEQINTELSNRINSEDTNSDYVKLPEEIDGKKVIFYEKKKKILPYFFAMFLIIAFLIYYYKIYNPKITKEKRDKLLIADYPELVSKLSLLMGAGMSTYNAFIKITEDYRKTGKTKPAYELLSECLNRISSGITETDAYMEFGKRCNVMCYIKLGNLLAQNISKGTDNIFQLLKEETEKAFEDRKALAKKLGEEAGTKLLLPMTMMLSVVLIIIVIPAFMSF, encoded by the coding sequence ATGAAGAAAAATAAAATACTGATTTTTATTGTTATCGTAACAGCTATTGTGGCTGTTATCAGGACAGTTTCTGCACAAAACCAGGTTAAGCAGTTAAAAAGAGAAGAATATGGCGGAGGTGACAGGGAATATTCTCTCGTTATGGAGAAAGATGGCAGAGACTGTGAAGTTAATCTTACAGTTAATCCGAAAATACCGGATGAAGCTGAACTTAATAAAATGTTTGAAGACATTTATGAAAATATACTGACTAAAATAGTGGGAGGTAATAAATCGCTTTCGGAAGTAAAGGAAAATCTTGATTTTACATATAACACAGAAAGCGGAATAACTATACAATACTTTCTTGATGACTACAGTGTAATTAACGGTTTTGGAGAAGTTAATAATAAAAGTCTGCAATCTCCTGAAAAGGTTGATATATCGGTTGAACTGCGATATGAAGATAAGTATAAGACATATAAAATTCCTGTAGTTGTATTGCCGAAACAAATAACGGAAGAAGAACAGATAAATACTGAACTTAGTAACCGCATTAACAGTGAAGATACAAACAGTGATTATGTAAAACTTCCGGAAGAAATAGATGGCAAAAAAGTTATATTCTATGAAAAAAAGAAAAAAATACTCCCATATTTCTTTGCAATGTTTCTTATCATTGCATTTCTGATTTACTACTACAAAATATATAATCCCAAAATAACTAAAGAAAAAAGAGACAAATTATTGATAGCTGATTATCCGGAGCTTGTATCAAAACTATCTCTGCTTATGGGTGCGGGAATGAGCACATATAATGCATTTATTAAAATAACGGAAGATTACAGAAAAACAGGTAAAACAAAACCGGCATATGAACTACTTTCCGAATGCCTTAACAGAATATCTTCAGGAATTACGGAGACAGATGCGTATATGGAATTTGGTAAAAGATGCAATGTTATGTGTTATATAAAGCTGGGTAATCTTCTGGCACAAAACATAAGTAAAGGAACGGATAATATTTTTCAGCTATTAAAAGAAGAAACAGAGAAAGCGTTTGAAGACAGAAAAGCTTTGGCAAAAAAACTAGGAGAGGAAGCAGGAACCAAACTGCTTTTGCCGATGACGATGATGTTATCAGTTGTTTTGATAATAATTGTGATACCGGCATTTATGTCATTTTAG
- a CDS encoding Flp1 family type IVb pilin, which yields MNRVKRFIKDEGGMGVVEVILIIVVLISLVLIFKTQITAVVKSIFIKITNGVAGI from the coding sequence ATGAACAGAGTAAAAAGATTTATAAAAGACGAAGGCGGAATGGGCGTTGTAGAAGTTATTTTAATAATAGTTGTCCTTATAAGCCTCGTATTGATTTTTAAAACACAGATTACCGCCGTTGTAAAAAGTATATTTATAAAAATAACTAACGGTGTGGCAGGCATTTAA
- a CDS encoding DUF5702 domain-containing protein, with translation MRKIKGSVTLFVAMIFLLVITVIMTVITSARIQGAGIMVSTSVSCSLDSVFAGYDNELFDKFGVLLFKGEDKETVISQLNGYLKDNIENTTGLDLYEIELKGIELESLTNITEYGGLLWFEEAVEYEKYAKVINMAADYLNIEDSDEQTEAIQKTLDEMEQISDMSEYIDGRLQEMIALVYGYEINNGRVSINDFKDNYIIQLALKDKIYNDKYRMFCNKFFYMDEQLKKIKIYMADNQYDKAENLKLDFENKLSSIISTIKRLETLLGIVGDCCTEIETRADNVKRYVTEAKDLLGDEITESFCTEMDSLKNYREILKENVCDILTFEKTLETDKAILIEMGSLVRNMSDETDYKYLMELSEGYDCDGLAINIDNFIQRKKGNNLFKSLKKLFSQGILGLVLPEGDTISGRHISQTKLPSTYITGSDKDYYKHDNNTTTLAKDIIYGEYVMDNFNSYTDKKEGTVLNYEVEYIINGEQYDAVNLYETVKKIAAIRSVGNFACIMTDHEKRKQAEELAEITFGWTNVRPLIAAMKYVYLYMWSYAEGLADVKALLSGYKTGLIKTKDKWQVSYTDFLTLNLEIDEDVYKSGLSYEMYLRALLMLKDKTIKSSRTMDLVELWEKANGNKDFSIRNYIYGISGKILYTVKGLNKEYIYSFGQTY, from the coding sequence ATGAGAAAGATAAAAGGCAGCGTAACTCTTTTTGTGGCTATGATATTTCTATTGGTTATTACTGTAATTATGACCGTTATCACATCAGCCAGAATTCAAGGCGCAGGAATAATGGTAAGTACATCGGTATCTTGTTCTTTAGATTCCGTATTTGCCGGATATGATAATGAATTATTCGATAAATTCGGGGTTTTACTTTTTAAAGGAGAAGATAAAGAAACTGTTATTTCGCAGCTTAACGGATATCTCAAAGATAATATAGAGAATACAACAGGATTGGATTTGTATGAAATAGAGTTAAAGGGAATAGAGCTTGAGTCTTTAACCAATATAACCGAGTATGGAGGCCTTTTATGGTTTGAAGAAGCTGTTGAGTATGAAAAGTATGCCAAGGTAATTAATATGGCAGCTGATTATCTTAATATTGAAGATTCCGATGAACAGACTGAAGCCATCCAAAAAACATTGGATGAAATGGAACAGATATCTGATATGTCGGAATATATAGACGGCAGATTACAGGAGATGATAGCACTGGTATATGGATATGAGATAAATAATGGACGTGTGTCTATTAACGACTTCAAAGACAACTATATTATCCAGTTAGCTTTAAAAGACAAAATATATAATGATAAATACAGGATGTTCTGCAATAAATTTTTTTATATGGATGAACAACTGAAAAAGATAAAAATATACATGGCAGATAATCAATATGACAAAGCCGAAAATCTTAAGCTGGATTTTGAAAACAAGTTAAGCAGCATTATATCAACTATAAAAAGACTGGAAACACTTTTAGGCATAGTCGGGGATTGCTGCACTGAAATAGAAACCCGAGCTGATAATGTGAAACGGTATGTAACGGAAGCCAAGGATTTATTAGGAGATGAAATTACTGAAAGTTTCTGTACAGAGATGGATTCGTTAAAAAATTACAGAGAAATACTTAAAGAAAATGTGTGTGATATCCTGACATTTGAAAAAACACTGGAGACTGATAAAGCCATTTTAATTGAAATGGGATCTTTAGTACGAAATATGTCAGATGAGACTGATTATAAGTATCTTATGGAGTTGTCTGAAGGATACGATTGCGATGGTCTCGCTATCAATATAGATAACTTCATACAGAGAAAAAAAGGAAACAATTTGTTTAAGTCATTAAAAAAGCTGTTTTCACAGGGAATATTGGGCCTTGTACTGCCTGAGGGTGACACTATATCAGGCAGACACATAAGTCAGACAAAACTGCCTTCAACTTATATTACAGGTTCTGACAAGGACTATTATAAGCATGATAATAATACAACAACATTGGCAAAAGACATAATATACGGCGAATATGTAATGGATAATTTTAACTCATATACAGATAAAAAAGAAGGAACAGTACTTAACTATGAAGTGGAATACATAATAAACGGAGAACAGTACGATGCAGTCAATCTTTATGAAACAGTTAAAAAAATCGCAGCAATAAGAAGTGTAGGAAATTTTGCCTGTATAATGACAGATCACGAGAAAAGAAAGCAGGCGGAAGAATTGGCAGAAATAACATTTGGCTGGACGAATGTAAGACCGCTTATTGCAGCTATGAAATATGTGTATCTGTATATGTGGTCGTATGCTGAAGGTCTTGCGGATGTAAAGGCACTATTGTCAGGTTATAAGACGGGTCTTATTAAGACAAAGGATAAGTGGCAGGTAAGTTATACGGATTTTCTGACATTGAACCTGGAAATAGACGAAGATGTCTACAAAAGCGGATTAAGTTATGAAATGTATTTACGGGCATTGCTTATGCTTAAGGACAAAACAATAAAATCATCAAGAACAATGGATTTAGTTGAATTATGGGAAAAAGCAAATGGAAATAAAGATTTTAGTATAAGAAATTATATTTATGGTATAAGCGGAAAAATATTATATACAGTTAAAGGCCTTAACAAGGAATATATTTATTCTTTTGGTCAGACATATTAA
- a CDS encoding TadE family protein: MQKDYKQRKKLHIKKRQGVPYTAFSINASLTLEAALVLPVFLAALVAVVFFLQAIQVQSRLQQSLYNQVKKVSGYAYYMNIADMSEQVEQIMQAEYVKYAVINEIGRDYLENSVITGGSSGIHINFLVDAKKGILDAELDYSMDIPFNLLGFPSIRFSSRLRCHTWIGNTSGDEVQSSDVVYVTANGEVYHLYSDCSYLVSSIKNCKGTEIADKRNSSGEKYRPCQLCCKDNEEPVTAFYTDYGNRYHSQSLCSNLHSNIFSVDKNKAQENYRLCSKCEKRK, from the coding sequence ATGCAGAAAGATTATAAACAAAGAAAAAAACTCCATATAAAAAAACGACAGGGAGTGCCTTATACCGCTTTTTCAATTAATGCAAGTCTTACACTTGAAGCAGCACTTGTTTTACCTGTATTTCTCGCAGCCCTAGTGGCAGTGGTATTTTTTTTACAGGCGATACAAGTCCAGTCAAGACTACAACAAAGCCTTTACAATCAGGTGAAAAAAGTATCCGGATATGCTTATTATATGAATATTGCCGATATGTCGGAACAGGTAGAACAGATTATGCAGGCCGAATATGTAAAATATGCGGTAATTAATGAAATTGGCAGGGATTACCTCGAAAACTCAGTTATTACAGGAGGAAGCAGCGGAATACATATAAATTTCTTAGTGGATGCCAAGAAAGGAATTCTGGATGCAGAACTGGACTACAGTATGGATATACCGTTTAATCTTTTAGGATTTCCTTCAATCAGGTTTTCATCAAGACTAAGATGCCATACCTGGATAGGAAATACAAGCGGGGATGAAGTCCAGAGCAGCGATGTGGTATATGTAACTGCTAATGGCGAAGTGTACCATTTATACAGTGACTGCAGCTATCTTGTATCATCAATAAAAAATTGCAAAGGTACAGAAATTGCGGATAAAAGAAACAGTAGCGGTGAAAAATACAGGCCTTGCCAATTATGTTGTAAAGACAATGAAGAACCGGTTACTGCATTCTATACAGATTATGGAAACCGATATCACAGTCAGAGTTTATGCAGTAACCTTCACAGCAATATATTTTCTGTGGATAAGAATAAAGCACAGGAAAATTACAGATTGTGCAGTAAATGTGAAAAGAGGAAATGA
- a CDS encoding prepilin peptidase: protein MVNGIIMTVLTIESISDIKTKSMSCVRLTIYFLMALLGNLIFGYQSVISMAGGIAIGIIVLIYGLITKEGIGYGDGIMFMCLGTVLGASQNLRLLFLSLICATAAGCIYALVLKKGMKTEIPFIPCILCSYIFMTALRVFV from the coding sequence ATGGTAAATGGAATAATTATGACAGTGCTTACAATAGAGTCAATTTCGGATATTAAAACAAAAAGTATGTCATGTGTAAGACTGACAATATATTTTTTAATGGCTCTGTTGGGAAATCTTATATTTGGTTATCAGTCAGTTATATCAATGGCAGGAGGAATAGCAATTGGCATTATTGTTCTGATATATGGTCTTATAACAAAGGAAGGAATAGGATATGGTGACGGAATAATGTTTATGTGCCTTGGAACAGTACTGGGGGCTTCACAAAATCTCAGGTTATTATTTTTATCCTTAATATGTGCAACGGCAGCAGGCTGTATTTATGCTTTGGTATTAAAAAAAGGAATGAAAACAGAGATTCCGTTTATTCCGTGTATATTATGCAGTTATATTTTTATGACAGCATTGAGGGTATTCGTATGA
- a CDS encoding TadE family protein, with protein MRAKGMFTVEAAYIFTFIMVIIYGIFQITFYLHDVIVGNSSKIQAGIRLYEAKAFYYDAKKEKIDYNQIILKPVIKEPSFDNETEEIKKRMVNYYESHILSRHYQYSADNLEDVISVQNNAALVRKSGRAVQFIGENLSN; from the coding sequence ATGAGAGCAAAAGGAATGTTTACAGTAGAAGCAGCATATATTTTTACTTTTATTATGGTAATTATATACGGAATATTTCAGATAACCTTTTATCTTCATGATGTGATTGTAGGCAACAGCAGCAAGATCCAGGCGGGAATTCGCCTTTATGAAGCAAAAGCTTTTTATTATGATGCGAAAAAGGAAAAGATAGATTACAACCAGATTATTTTGAAACCGGTTATAAAAGAACCATCTTTTGATAATGAAACAGAGGAAATTAAAAAGCGTATGGTGAATTATTATGAGTCCCATATTCTCTCAAGGCATTATCAATATAGTGCGGATAATTTAGAGGATGTTATATCTGTACAAAATAATGCGGCATTGGTAAGAAAGAGCGGAAGGGCAGTACAATTTATAGGAGAAAACTTAAGTAATTGA
- a CDS encoding RNA-guided endonuclease InsQ/TnpB family protein, translated as MRKLLKSFKTEINPSEEQKAKIHKTIGTCRYIYNFYLAHNKGLYDKGEKFMSSNKFRVWLNNEYLPEHPECSWIKEAYSKAVTQSVNNGQAAFTRFFNHQSAFPNFKKKGISDVKMYFVKNNPKDCRCERHRINIPSLGWVRIKEKGYIPTTKDGYVIKSGTVSKKADRYYVSVLVEIPDNKIADTFNGGIGIDLGLKDFAITSSGKTYKNINKSVRLKKIEKKLIREQRSLSRKYENLKKGEVTQRTNIQKQKLKVQKLHHKIDSIRTDYINKTIAEIVKTKPSYITIEDLNVKGMMKNKHISKAVASQKFYEFRTKLQNKCDENGIELRIVDRLYPSSKTCHCCKAIKKDLKLSDRIFQCDCGYIEDRDFNAALNLRDAITYEIA; from the coding sequence ATGAGGAAATTGCTAAAGAGCTTCAAGACAGAAATAAATCCGTCAGAAGAACAGAAGGCTAAGATTCATAAGACGATAGGAACCTGTAGATATATTTACAACTTTTATCTTGCTCACAATAAAGGACTTTATGATAAAGGCGAAAAGTTTATGAGCAGTAATAAGTTTAGAGTCTGGCTTAACAATGAATATCTTCCTGAGCATCCGGAGTGTTCGTGGATTAAGGAAGCTTATTCAAAAGCAGTAACGCAGTCAGTCAATAATGGACAGGCTGCTTTTACAAGATTTTTCAATCATCAAAGTGCTTTTCCGAATTTCAAAAAGAAAGGTATATCTGATGTAAAGATGTATTTTGTAAAGAATAATCCAAAGGATTGCCGTTGCGAAAGGCATAGGATTAACATTCCGTCACTTGGCTGGGTTCGTATTAAAGAAAAAGGATATATTCCCACGACCAAAGATGGATATGTGATTAAAAGTGGTACTGTCTCAAAGAAAGCTGACAGATACTATGTTTCTGTTCTTGTAGAAATTCCCGATAACAAGATAGCCGATACCTTCAATGGTGGAATTGGCATCGACCTTGGATTAAAGGATTTTGCCATTACTTCCAGTGGTAAAACTTACAAGAATATCAATAAGTCGGTACGACTGAAAAAGATTGAGAAAAAACTTATTCGGGAACAGAGAAGTCTTTCCCGAAAATATGAAAATTTAAAGAAAGGAGAAGTCACTCAAAGAACAAATATACAAAAACAAAAGCTAAAGGTACAGAAACTTCATCATAAGATAGACAGTATTCGTACAGATTACATCAATAAGACAATCGCTGAGATAGTGAAAACCAAACCATCTTATATAACGATTGAGGATTTGAATGTAAAAGGTATGATGAAGAATAAACACATCTCTAAGGCAGTTGCATCGCAGAAGTTTTATGAATTTCGTACAAAACTTCAAAATAAATGCGATGAGAACGGTATTGAACTTCGCATAGTTGACAGATTGTATCCATCATCCAAGACCTGTCATTGCTGCAAAGCTATCAAGAAAGATTTAAAACTTTCGGACAGGATTTTTCAATGTGATTGTGGCTATATCGAAGATAGGGATTTCAACGCTGCACTTAATTTGAGAGATGCAATAACTTACGAAATTGCTTAA